A section of the Dictyoglomus sp. genome encodes:
- a CDS encoding nitrate/sulfonate/bicarbonate ABC transporter ATP-binding protein has protein sequence MELLRLENVSLSFKFPEGEIKVLDKINFSVEEGEIVSLLGPSGSGKSTILRIIAGLLKPQEGKVYYKGEEMKDINPGVAMVFQNFALFPWLTVLENVELGLKALGIPQEIRREKALKAIDLIGLDGFENAYPKELSGGMKQRVGFARALVMEPDILLLDEPFSALDVLTAENLRNDLIELWIEKRIPTKAMILVTHSIEEAVYIADRVLLLSKDPGRIIKEVEIELPHWRDKKSKEFLNLVDMIYSFLTGKPMEKLAFREKKHLFIPQAGVGAITGLIELVNDLEGPVDIYKLGEELLMDIEDLLPIVEASEILGLAEVKEGDFVLTNSGKKFAEADVLERKEIFKELALEKVPFIKQIVRVLQSKSNHKAPRDFFLDLLKQHLSAQEAEKQLDVLIDWGRYAEIFEYDDNKDELYLPEVLSMERES, from the coding sequence ATGGAACTTCTGAGATTGGAAAATGTTTCTTTAAGTTTTAAATTTCCTGAGGGAGAAATAAAGGTTTTAGATAAAATAAATTTTAGTGTAGAAGAAGGAGAAATTGTCTCTCTTTTAGGTCCATCGGGCTCAGGAAAATCTACAATATTAAGAATAATCGCTGGTTTATTAAAACCTCAAGAGGGTAAAGTTTATTATAAAGGGGAAGAAATGAAAGATATAAATCCTGGAGTTGCTATGGTATTTCAAAACTTTGCTCTTTTTCCTTGGCTAACAGTCTTAGAAAATGTAGAATTAGGACTAAAGGCTCTAGGAATACCGCAAGAAATAAGAAGAGAGAAGGCTTTAAAGGCTATAGATTTAATAGGGCTTGATGGTTTCGAAAATGCCTATCCTAAAGAATTATCAGGGGGAATGAAACAAAGAGTAGGTTTTGCTCGGGCTTTAGTTATGGAACCTGATATACTTCTTCTGGACGAGCCTTTTTCTGCTCTTGATGTATTGACAGCAGAAAACTTAAGAAATGACCTGATAGAATTATGGATAGAGAAAAGAATTCCCACAAAAGCTATGATTCTCGTAACTCATAGTATTGAGGAAGCAGTATATATAGCGGATAGAGTTTTATTATTAAGTAAGGATCCAGGAAGAATAATAAAAGAAGTAGAAATAGAATTGCCTCATTGGAGAGATAAAAAATCTAAAGAGTTTTTAAATTTAGTTGATATGATTTACAGTTTTCTAACAGGAAAACCTATGGAAAAACTTGCTTTTCGAGAAAAGAAACATCTTTTCATTCCTCAAGCTGGAGTTGGAGCTATCACAGGATTAATAGAATTAGTAAATGATTTAGAGGGTCCTGTAGATATATATAAACTAGGAGAAGAATTATTGATGGATATAGAGGATTTATTACCTATAGTCGAAGCCTCAGAAATATTAGGTCTAGCAGAAGTTAAAGAAGGAGATTTTGTTCTTACGAATTCAGGCAAAAAGTTTGCAGAGGCAGATGTTTTAGAAAGAAAGGAAATATTTAAGGAATTGGCCCTTGAGAAGGTTCCTTTTATAAAACAAATAGTAAGAGTTTTACAGTCAAAATCAAATCATAAAGCACCCCGAGATTTTTTCCTTGATCTTCTTAAGCAGCATCTTTCTGCTCAAGAAGCAGAAAAACAATTAGATGTATTGATTGATTGGGGAAGATATGCTGAAATTTTTGAATATGATGATAATAAAGATGAGCTTTATCTACCAGAAGTTTTAAGTATGGAGAGAGAATCATGA
- a CDS encoding ABC transporter permease subunit yields the protein MKRLEWSPISYRKFSIGDILILLFIGSIIYAISSLNTYYTRPSEPLSFDLSPSKLPLYSLYSLLRVFFAYILAFIFTLIYGYTAAYNKKLEKILIPLLDILQSIPVLSFLPPVFMAVLALFPGSRIGLEITSIILIFTGQVWNMVFSFYQSLISIPKDLREAAKIMRLNPWQRFLHLELPYSAIGLLWNSMMSIAGGWFFLMACEMFTITNQDFILPGLGSYLSFASMNGDISRILLGLFALILLIILIDQLIWRPLIAWSQKFKFEFTESEEGFESTILLWYRRSQILNFLRDNFSSPLREKLNQYFNERYKKIKTSSFSSNIVKIFNGFIIAIIILLILRGFIGLGSLILKLPFDSWKTIISSALITFLRVCTAVLIGLMWTLPIGVKVGTNPKLSKIIQPIVQILASIPATAIFPIILIFLINISGGLNIASILLMLLGTQWYLLFNIIAGAMSIPKDLLEVSNLMRMKKWEKWKNLIFPCIFPYLVTGGITAMGGAFNSSIVSEYIVFGNKVIKTKGLGALITEASSTGNNALLAGSTLVMAIMVVLINRFFWKKLFKLSEEKFSHQGG from the coding sequence ATGAAAAGACTAGAGTGGTCTCCTATATCCTATCGAAAATTTTCCATTGGAGATATATTAATACTTCTTTTTATTGGAAGTATCATATATGCTATATCATCTTTAAATACTTACTATACAAGACCTTCTGAACCTTTATCTTTCGATCTTTCTCCATCTAAACTTCCCCTTTATTCTCTATATTCCTTATTAAGAGTATTTTTTGCCTATATTCTAGCCTTTATATTTACTCTAATTTACGGTTATACTGCAGCATATAATAAAAAATTAGAGAAAATTCTTATTCCTTTATTAGACATTCTACAATCCATACCTGTTTTATCCTTTTTGCCTCCTGTTTTTATGGCAGTGTTAGCACTTTTTCCTGGTTCTAGAATAGGTTTAGAAATTACCTCGATAATTTTAATTTTTACTGGTCAAGTTTGGAATATGGTCTTTAGTTTCTATCAATCTTTAATTTCAATTCCTAAAGATTTGAGAGAAGCTGCAAAAATTATGAGACTTAACCCATGGCAAAGATTTTTACATTTGGAGCTTCCTTATTCGGCTATTGGACTCCTGTGGAATAGTATGATGTCTATAGCAGGTGGATGGTTTTTCTTAATGGCTTGTGAAATGTTTACAATTACTAATCAAGACTTTATACTTCCTGGCCTTGGCTCTTATCTTTCTTTTGCTTCTATGAATGGAGATATTTCAAGGATTTTATTAGGGCTTTTTGCTCTCATATTACTAATTATTCTCATTGATCAACTAATTTGGAGACCTTTAATTGCTTGGTCTCAGAAGTTTAAATTTGAATTTACTGAAAGTGAAGAAGGTTTCGAATCTACGATCCTTCTTTGGTATAGAAGATCTCAAATATTAAATTTTTTAAGAGACAATTTTAGTTCTCCTTTAAGGGAAAAGCTTAACCAATATTTCAATGAAAGATATAAAAAAATAAAAACTTCTTCTTTTTCTTCGAATATAGTAAAAATATTTAATGGTTTTATAATAGCCATAATAATTCTGTTAATTTTAAGAGGATTTATAGGTTTAGGATCTTTAATTTTAAAACTTCCTTTTGATAGTTGGAAAACTATTATATCATCTGCTTTGATTACTTTTTTGAGAGTATGTACTGCGGTTTTAATTGGTCTAATGTGGACTTTACCAATAGGAGTAAAAGTTGGAACAAATCCTAAATTATCTAAAATAATTCAACCTATTGTTCAAATTTTAGCATCAATTCCAGCTACAGCAATTTTTCCTATAATTCTGATATTTTTAATAAATATTTCAGGAGGACTCAATATTGCAAGTATTTTACTAATGTTATTAGGCACTCAATGGTATCTTCTTTTCAATATAATTGCAGGAGCAATGTCTATTCCAAAAGATCTTTTGGAAGTTTCCAATTTGATGAGAATGAAAAAATGGGAAAAATGGAAAAATTTAATTTTCCCCTGTATATTTCCATATCTTGTAACCGGTGGAATAACTGCTATGGGTGGAGCTTTTAACTCAAGTATTGTCTCTGAATATATAGTTTTTGGTAATAAAGTGATAAAAACAAAAGGACTTGGTGCATTAATTACAGAAGCTTCCTCTACAGGAAATAATGCTCTTCTTGCAGGTTCTACTTTGGTTATGGCTATTATGGTGGTTTTAATAAATAGATTCTTTTGGAAAAAATTGTTTAAATTGTCTGAGGAGAAATTCAGTCATCAGGGAGGTTAG